A genomic window from Anthocerotibacter panamensis C109 includes:
- the ppsA gene encoding phosphoenolpyruvate synthase, whose translation MPLTPIPASRVQQTAPGAKAFVLWLEEVGLSDLSLVGGKNASLGEMIRHLTQQGISVPYGFTTTAYTYRHFLQANGLEAQLAAILDAVNPTDVQSLQECGRKARTLLLEAPFPPEVEAQIRMAYRILGERYSHEPDVAVRSSATAEDLPEASFAGQQETYLNVHGEASVLESCKRCFASVFTDRAISYRAAKGFDHLAIDLSVCIQKMVRSDKASSGVMFSLDPETGFPGVVLVSAAYGLGENVVQGTVNPDEYIVFKPTLAQGHRTILHKRLGSKAQRMVYAGGTHQTKNLPVPHWEQEAFALSDDEVLQLARWAVLIEEHYTQVRGVYTPMDIEWAKDGLSGELFVVQARPETVQSQKSRQTLCTYRLTGTLKQPEPLITGRSVGNAIGQGKARVILGVQQLEQFQPGEVLVTDRTDPDWEPIMKKASAIVTDQGGRTCHAAIIARELGIPAIVGTEQGTALLQSGQAVTISCATGDVGRVYNGLLPFAVEEVHLEQLPRTRTRILMNVGNPEEAFGLAAIPNDGVGLARLEFIIANHIKIHPLALLHPEQITDRETQAQLSRLTRAYPDKSRYFVDRLAQGVGMIAAAFYPKPVIVRLSDFKSNEYAHLIGGARFEPLEENPMLGWRGASRYCDPRFEEAFALECEALRLVRGEMGLTNVILMIPFCRTPQEGRQVLARMAQQGLVRGVQGLEVYMMCELPSNVILADQFSEIFDGFSIGSNDLTQLTLGLDRDSALVARLFDERDAAVKRMIAMAIQTFKAHGRKVGICGQAPSDYPDFAQFLVEQGIDSISLNPDSVLKTLLEVARVEGIV comes from the coding sequence ATGCCTCTGACCCCAATCCCAGCATCGCGTGTGCAACAGACCGCTCCTGGTGCTAAAGCCTTTGTGCTCTGGCTAGAGGAGGTGGGACTGTCTGACTTGTCCCTAGTGGGCGGTAAAAACGCTTCCTTGGGTGAGATGATCCGCCACCTGACCCAACAGGGCATCAGCGTCCCCTACGGCTTTACGACCACGGCGTATACCTATCGTCACTTTCTCCAGGCGAATGGGTTGGAAGCTCAGCTTGCGGCGATTTTGGACGCTGTTAACCCAACGGATGTGCAGAGTCTCCAGGAATGTGGCCGCAAAGCCCGGACACTCTTGCTCGAAGCACCCTTCCCGCCCGAGGTCGAGGCTCAGATCCGTATGGCTTATCGGATATTGGGGGAGCGCTACAGCCATGAGCCGGATGTGGCGGTGCGCTCTAGTGCCACAGCCGAAGACCTCCCGGAGGCCAGTTTCGCAGGGCAGCAGGAAACCTACCTCAATGTCCACGGCGAAGCCTCGGTCTTGGAGTCCTGTAAACGTTGCTTCGCCTCTGTGTTCACCGACCGGGCGATCTCCTACCGGGCGGCCAAAGGCTTTGACCACCTCGCCATCGACCTGTCGGTCTGTATCCAGAAGATGGTCCGCTCTGACAAGGCCAGTTCTGGGGTGATGTTCTCCCTCGACCCGGAGACAGGTTTCCCTGGAGTTGTCCTGGTCAGCGCCGCCTATGGTCTGGGGGAGAATGTTGTCCAGGGGACGGTCAACCCCGACGAATACATTGTCTTTAAACCAACCTTGGCGCAGGGCCATCGCACCATCCTCCACAAGCGCCTGGGCTCGAAGGCCCAGCGCATGGTTTACGCCGGGGGTACCCACCAGACTAAAAACCTCCCTGTCCCTCACTGGGAGCAAGAAGCCTTTGCGCTCAGCGACGATGAAGTACTCCAGCTTGCCCGTTGGGCTGTCCTGATCGAGGAACACTACACCCAAGTGCGCGGAGTCTACACGCCCATGGACATTGAATGGGCCAAAGATGGCCTCAGCGGAGAACTGTTTGTTGTCCAGGCTCGCCCGGAGACGGTCCAGTCTCAAAAATCCCGGCAGACTTTGTGCACGTACCGCCTGACAGGTACCCTGAAACAACCCGAGCCCCTCATCACCGGGCGCAGCGTCGGCAACGCCATCGGTCAGGGCAAGGCTCGGGTCATCCTCGGGGTCCAGCAGTTGGAGCAGTTCCAACCGGGCGAAGTCCTGGTCACCGACCGGACGGACCCCGACTGGGAACCGATCATGAAAAAAGCCAGTGCCATCGTCACCGACCAAGGCGGTAGAACGTGCCATGCGGCGATTATTGCCCGCGAGTTGGGCATCCCGGCCATCGTCGGGACCGAACAGGGGACCGCGCTACTCCAGAGTGGTCAAGCCGTGACGATTTCCTGTGCCACGGGGGACGTAGGCCGGGTCTATAACGGGCTACTTCCTTTTGCGGTGGAGGAAGTCCACTTGGAGCAACTGCCCCGGACCCGGACCCGGATTTTGATGAACGTAGGCAATCCCGAGGAAGCCTTCGGGCTTGCAGCCATCCCCAACGACGGCGTGGGCCTCGCCCGCCTGGAATTCATCATCGCCAATCACATCAAAATTCATCCGTTGGCCCTGTTGCACCCCGAGCAGATCACCGACCGCGAAACCCAAGCCCAACTGTCCCGGCTCACCCGCGCCTACCCAGACAAGAGCCGCTATTTTGTGGACCGCCTCGCCCAAGGCGTGGGGATGATCGCAGCGGCTTTTTATCCCAAGCCCGTCATCGTCCGGCTGTCAGACTTTAAGAGCAACGAATATGCCCATCTCATCGGCGGGGCACGGTTCGAGCCGCTCGAAGAGAATCCAATGCTGGGCTGGCGCGGAGCCTCCCGCTACTGCGATCCGCGCTTCGAGGAGGCTTTTGCCCTGGAGTGTGAAGCCCTGCGCTTAGTCAGAGGCGAAATGGGCCTCACCAACGTGATTCTCATGATTCCTTTTTGCCGCACGCCCCAGGAGGGCCGTCAGGTGCTAGCGCGGATGGCCCAGCAGGGTCTGGTGCGTGGAGTCCAGGGGCTGGAAGTCTATATGATGTGCGAATTGCCCAGTAACGTGATCCTGGCTGACCAGTTTAGCGAAATTTTTGATGGCTTCTCTATCGGCTCCAATGACCTCACCCAGTTGACCCTCGGCCTCGACCGCGACTCCGCTTTGGTCGCCAGACTCTTCGACGAGCGTGACGCAGCAGTAAAACGGATGATTGCCATGGCGATCCAGACCTTCAAAGCCCATGGACGCAAGGTCGGCATCTGCGGTCAGGCTCCTAGCGACTATCCCGACTTTGCCCAATTTCTGGTCGAGCAGGGCATCGACTCGATCAGCCTCAACCCCGACTCCGTCCTCAAGACCCTCTTAGAAGTAGCGCGGGTCGAAGGGATCGTCTAG
- a CDS encoding PEP-CTERM sorting domain-containing protein (PEP-CTERM proteins occur, often in large numbers, in the proteomes of bacteria that also encode an exosortase, a predicted intramembrane cysteine proteinase. The presence of a PEP-CTERM domain at a protein's C-terminus predicts cleavage within the sorting domain, followed by covalent anchoring to some some component of the (usually Gram-negative) cell surface. Many PEP-CTERM proteins exhibit an unusual sequence composition that includes large numbers of potential glycosylation sites. Expression of one such protein has been shown restore the ability of a bacterium to form floc, a type of biofilm.), protein MNLLKRISLAFAVTTFLAAGTSVQAATFTPIVLDGGSRTDFPNTLPLGSAIPVIVGANAGFSPNVNAGGARTGFSGFFTSSYGLLGASTDGSAINGTGQAEAGISTLTSRQFTFGTLSQPVNLSFQFAFNGNATGLSSDIFTVFFTNLETNQRLQVLSVQGGVLSALAGATFTGNTTSAGLGFQALLNPFDVSTLAFFNTINSYTFSCSLSEATANGNTAAGCDTISLISPFVTTVPEPTTMTGFLALGGFGAFSRLQKRRLNKQSI, encoded by the coding sequence ATGAATCTTTTGAAACGCATTTCTCTTGCCTTCGCTGTAACAACTTTTTTAGCCGCAGGAACCAGTGTTCAAGCTGCAACCTTCACCCCGATTGTTTTGGATGGGGGATCGAGGACTGACTTTCCTAACACCCTGCCTTTAGGATCAGCTATACCGGTCATTGTGGGAGCTAACGCAGGCTTTAGCCCTAACGTCAATGCAGGAGGTGCTCGGACGGGCTTTAGCGGTTTTTTCACGAGTTCTTATGGCCTCTTGGGCGCATCGACGGATGGATCTGCCATCAACGGCACCGGTCAAGCAGAAGCAGGTATCAGTACGCTGACTTCCCGTCAGTTCACCTTTGGCACGTTGAGTCAGCCGGTCAACCTCAGCTTTCAGTTTGCCTTCAATGGCAATGCCACGGGCCTCTCGAGTGACATTTTTACAGTGTTTTTCACGAACCTGGAAACCAATCAGCGCCTCCAAGTCCTCAGTGTTCAGGGTGGAGTCCTCTCTGCTTTAGCCGGAGCTACTTTCACTGGGAATACTACTTCGGCTGGGCTTGGGTTTCAGGCACTCCTGAATCCCTTTGATGTGTCCACCCTCGCCTTCTTCAATACCATCAATAGCTACACTTTCTCCTGCTCTCTCAGCGAAGCCACCGCTAACGGCAATACGGCTGCCGGTTGTGACACTATTTCTCTCATCAGTCCCTTCGTCACCACAGTCCCAGAGCCTACAACCATGACCGGGTTCCTGGCTCTTGGCGGATTTGGTGCGTTTTCCCGGCTCCAGAAGCGTAGGCTCAACAAACAGTCGATCTGA
- a CDS encoding PEP-CTERM sorting domain-containing protein — protein sequence MVNSKFLTAALSLALLLNIVPSVLAATLTGAGGSIPDNSPTSPLTSSVTFTDSFAIDSVTIALNNLSHTFVGDLIATLTHVETGTSVDLFNRITNNNGVNPDSSNLGGTYTFSDSAPISFLTAVRSGGTNFVVPTGSYAPTGLLSAFIGESSLGTYLLTISDNAAADVGTLGSFTLTLNPAAATAVPEPATLLGLLAGCGAFARLKKRA from the coding sequence ATGGTAAATTCCAAGTTTTTGACAGCAGCTTTATCACTAGCGCTGTTGCTGAACATTGTCCCCAGTGTCCTAGCAGCGACCTTGACCGGAGCAGGTGGTTCCATCCCTGATAACTCCCCAACCAGCCCGCTTACTTCTTCGGTAACGTTCACCGATAGCTTTGCGATTGACAGTGTGACCATAGCGCTGAACAATCTTTCACACACTTTTGTCGGGGATCTGATCGCTACTTTGACCCATGTGGAGACGGGGACTTCGGTTGACTTGTTCAACCGAATCACGAATAACAACGGGGTCAACCCCGACAGCAGTAACCTTGGGGGCACCTATACCTTTAGTGACAGTGCACCCATTAGCTTTCTTACAGCTGTCCGCAGCGGCGGTACTAACTTTGTCGTTCCTACCGGGTCGTACGCTCCAACAGGACTCCTCTCTGCCTTCATCGGTGAATCTTCGTTAGGCACCTACTTGCTTACGATCTCGGACAACGCCGCCGCTGATGTCGGAACCTTGGGCTCCTTTACGCTCACCCTCAACCCAGCCGCCGCAACCGCAGTGCCGGAACCCGCTACGCTGCTCGGTCTTTTGGCCGGTTGTGGAGCTTTTGCCCGGTTAAAAAAACGCGCCTGA
- a CDS encoding response regulator transcription factor has translation MSTPPIFWVVEDHPEMAKNNCDWLLKVDEQARCETICEPQKAQHRLSSAQPDLLVADLLYGQTNGEQSAQPGLDLLRFIFKNHPDLNILVYSSEPLLLSPLAEELSKHEGGFVAVNKMERRSLFVEGAKSALSGELKLPRELRSLIKLTERERTILHLICQESLTDQAVAERIYTSKKTVQNCVQRLKEKLGVPLEEETTNSRVSLCMEAIRRKMMTT, from the coding sequence GTGAGCACACCGCCGATATTTTGGGTCGTCGAAGACCACCCCGAGATGGCTAAAAACAACTGTGATTGGCTCCTTAAAGTCGATGAGCAGGCCCGCTGCGAGACGATTTGCGAGCCCCAAAAAGCCCAACACCGTCTGAGTTCTGCTCAGCCTGACCTGCTTGTAGCCGACCTGCTTTACGGCCAGACCAATGGCGAACAGTCCGCCCAACCGGGGCTCGACCTACTGCGCTTTATCTTTAAAAATCACCCAGACCTCAATATTCTGGTCTACTCCAGCGAACCGCTACTGCTCTCGCCTTTGGCCGAAGAACTGAGCAAACACGAAGGCGGTTTTGTCGCTGTCAACAAAATGGAGCGGCGCAGCCTCTTTGTCGAAGGGGCTAAAAGTGCTCTGAGCGGTGAACTCAAGCTCCCCAGAGAACTGCGCTCTCTCATCAAGCTCACCGAGCGTGAGCGGACCATCCTCCATCTCATCTGTCAGGAGAGCCTGACCGATCAAGCCGTCGCCGAACGCATTTATACCAGCAAAAAAACTGTCCAAAACTGTGTGCAGCGCCTCAAAGAAAAACTGGGCGTCCCGCTAGAAGAGGAGACCACCAACAGCCGGGTCTCTCTGTGCATGGAGGCCATCCGCCGCAAAATGATGACCACCTAG
- the coaE gene encoding dephospho-CoA kinase (Dephospho-CoA kinase (CoaE) performs the final step in coenzyme A biosynthesis.), with protein sequence MTRIIGITGGLGTGKSTVEKFLQQQQIPVWDADRAARRAVAPATPAYRAIVERFGPSILLEDGELNRAQLGASIFADPNMRHWLEALIHPQVEAEARAWLAAVSRPTVALVVPLLFEAGMTGLVTEVWVVFCTPEQQRARILSRDPLTPEAVEQRLASQWPLLEKVKRADVVLDNQGDFVQLQAQVAHYLGV encoded by the coding sequence ATGACACGGATCATTGGAATCACCGGAGGGCTGGGCACCGGGAAATCCACGGTCGAAAAGTTCCTCCAACAGCAGCAGATCCCAGTCTGGGATGCCGACCGGGCTGCTCGTCGGGCGGTCGCACCCGCAACGCCCGCGTACCGGGCGATAGTCGAGCGCTTTGGTCCGTCTATCCTCCTGGAGGACGGGGAACTTAATCGGGCGCAGTTGGGTGCCTCTATTTTTGCGGACCCGAACATGCGCCACTGGCTTGAAGCGCTGATTCACCCGCAGGTGGAAGCTGAGGCGAGGGCGTGGCTGGCTGCCGTTTCGAGACCAACGGTTGCCCTAGTGGTGCCTTTGCTGTTTGAGGCCGGGATGACGGGATTGGTCACTGAGGTCTGGGTTGTTTTTTGTACACCTGAACAGCAACGGGCTCGCATCCTCAGCCGTGACCCCCTGACGCCTGAAGCGGTAGAGCAACGTCTGGCTAGCCAATGGCCGCTCTTAGAGAAGGTCAAGCGGGCGGATGTGGTCCTGGACAATCAGGGGGATTTTGTACAGCTTCAGGCTCAGGTCGCCCATTACCTTGGGGTATAG
- a CDS encoding septal ring lytic transglycosylase RlpA family protein, producing the protein MPVGNPTLAKFFLGAGLILALSTPSMAQTAPALPPLKVSVANSEAVTLKLLEAPIASFTVDRDNQQVLVAFKGSPLLMIRDEEHLLAQEDASSTALILAEQTVAALNQLQSDHPTQPLVVTKAAGVYQVRTAEDRLLFQLPAQVQAPDGSTGQQLALNLAQQITTAFQLPEARLSAVLTAEAAATKVPSSPLEQITQRIQAFISRTFQGQASWYGGAFHGKRSASGSFFQANEMTAAHRSLPFGTQVLVTNLQNGRKVIVRVTDRGPFVGNRVLDVSRAAATALGMIQAGVARVQIDVLRLNP; encoded by the coding sequence ATGCCCGTTGGCAACCCTACCCTGGCAAAGTTTTTTCTAGGAGCAGGTTTGATTTTGGCTCTGAGTACTCCGAGTATGGCCCAGACAGCCCCAGCACTCCCTCCTCTGAAAGTATCTGTAGCCAATAGCGAAGCCGTCACCCTTAAGCTGCTCGAAGCCCCTATAGCCAGCTTTACCGTAGACCGCGATAACCAACAAGTATTGGTTGCTTTTAAGGGCTCCCCCTTACTTATGATTCGAGACGAAGAGCACCTGCTCGCCCAAGAGGACGCTAGTTCCACGGCCCTCATCCTCGCTGAACAGACCGTCGCCGCCCTCAATCAGCTCCAATCCGACCATCCCACCCAGCCTCTGGTCGTCACCAAAGCGGCTGGAGTCTATCAAGTTCGGACTGCCGAAGACCGCCTACTGTTCCAGCTGCCCGCCCAAGTCCAGGCTCCTGATGGTAGCACTGGTCAACAACTGGCCCTCAACCTCGCGCAACAGATCACTACGGCCTTCCAGCTCCCTGAAGCGCGGCTGAGCGCGGTCCTGACGGCTGAAGCAGCTGCGACCAAAGTACCGTCCTCCCCCTTAGAGCAAATCACCCAGCGTATTCAAGCGTTCATCAGCCGCACCTTCCAAGGGCAGGCTTCCTGGTATGGTGGGGCCTTCCACGGCAAGCGCAGTGCCAGTGGCAGTTTTTTTCAGGCCAATGAAATGACTGCAGCCCACCGTTCCCTGCCTTTTGGCACACAGGTCCTGGTCACCAACCTCCAAAATGGCCGTAAAGTCATCGTTAGAGTGACAGACCGGGGGCCTTTTGTGGGTAATCGGGTCCTGGATGTCTCTCGGGCTGCTGCGACTGCGCTAGGAATGATCCAGGCGGGGGTAGCAAGAGTCCAGATTGATGTGTTGCGCCTCAACCCCTAA
- the purM gene encoding phosphoribosylformylglycinamidine cyclo-ligase — MDYQQAGVNLEGARTFVERIRRHTQATYRAGVMGGIGQFGGLFALPGGYREPVLVSGADGVGTKLKLAFALDRHDTVGIDCVAMNVNDVLCQGAEPLFFLDYIATGQLAVDAMEQVVAGIAIGCQQAGCALLGGETAEMPGFYPEGEYDLAGFCVGIVEREQILDGRRVAPGHQLIALGSSGLHSNGFSLVRKILETQQIALSDVPPALGATVGEVLLTPTRIYVQPILAALRAGLPLDGLAHITGGGLLENLPRAFGAGLSAHIERGSWTAPAVFGWLQQVGGLTQAVLDETFNQGIGMVALVPLQASAAWLEFLAEQNIPAWVIGEVRSGTERLVFHEHG, encoded by the coding sequence ATGGACTATCAGCAGGCAGGGGTGAATCTAGAGGGAGCGCGGACTTTTGTCGAGCGCATCCGTCGCCATACTCAGGCGACCTACCGCGCTGGGGTAATGGGAGGAATTGGGCAATTTGGAGGACTGTTTGCCCTGCCGGGGGGCTACCGCGAACCGGTCTTGGTCTCGGGGGCTGATGGCGTGGGCACAAAACTAAAACTGGCCTTTGCCCTGGACCGCCATGACACGGTCGGCATCGACTGCGTAGCCATGAATGTCAACGATGTGCTCTGTCAGGGGGCGGAACCGCTCTTTTTCTTGGATTACATCGCTACCGGACAGCTCGCGGTGGACGCGATGGAGCAGGTGGTAGCAGGAATAGCAATAGGCTGTCAGCAGGCGGGCTGTGCGCTCCTCGGGGGGGAGACCGCAGAGATGCCGGGGTTTTATCCTGAGGGGGAGTATGACCTGGCGGGCTTCTGCGTGGGCATTGTCGAGCGCGAACAGATCCTGGATGGGCGTCGGGTCGCCCCTGGGCATCAGCTCATTGCCCTGGGAAGTTCCGGGCTACACAGCAATGGCTTCAGTCTGGTCCGCAAGATTCTCGAGACGCAACAGATCGCCCTCAGCGACGTTCCGCCTGCTTTAGGCGCGACAGTCGGGGAAGTTTTGCTCACTCCGACGCGTATTTACGTGCAGCCTATCCTGGCGGCCTTGCGGGCGGGTCTACCCCTGGATGGTCTGGCGCATATCACCGGCGGGGGGTTGCTGGAGAATTTGCCTCGGGCCTTTGGAGCAGGGTTGAGCGCCCATATTGAGCGCGGCAGTTGGACCGCTCCTGCGGTCTTTGGCTGGCTACAGCAAGTCGGGGGTCTGACTCAGGCAGTTCTGGACGAGACTTTTAATCAGGGAATAGGGATGGTAGCTTTGGTCCCCCTCCAGGCGTCTGCGGCGTGGCTGGAATTTTTGGCAGAGCAGAACATCCCCGCCTGGGTCATTGGGGAGGTCCGCTCGGGCACGGAGCGTTTAGTGTTTCATGAGCACGGGTAG
- a CDS encoding undecaprenyl-phosphate glucose phosphotransferase, which yields MAGFLPHLRRRWYALVLLPLTLASDALSVLGAYLISYRLRALAPNTLPDLEVYFTLGAANALSLVGVAWVLGLYRPSKRQSRFDENVTVLVALGLAVALVLVGAFFIRSVSLSRLVIAYTLPLAGVFCVSGRLLLRMVDDWARSNGLGMRRVLILGAGSQACEVGERLAANPNLGFLLAGYLQAPDETPVAGLTLLGAVNDLALVLATRTVDEVWFALGELPRARLAELIAVLHGYPLVQMRLVPGVVELLTTHLVVDSLGGIPLLTLRETPLRRWSNRFLKRTLDILLALLGLVLLGPFLVVIALLVKRSSPGPIFYRQERLSRDGESFFIYKFRTMRMDAEQAGPGWTVPDDQRVTAGGRFLRQTSLDELPQLLNVLLGDMSLVGPRPERPYYVAQFQREVPKYLDRHLVKTGITGWAQIHGLRGDTSIPERIRYDLYYIENWSLLLDLRIVLVTCWQLFRGQYNAY from the coding sequence ATGGCCGGATTTCTCCCGCATCTGAGACGCCGTTGGTACGCCCTGGTCCTGCTGCCCTTGACCCTGGCGAGCGATGCCCTGTCGGTCTTGGGAGCCTATCTGATTTCGTACCGGCTGCGGGCCTTAGCCCCAAATACCCTGCCTGATCTGGAAGTCTATTTCACGCTTGGGGCTGCCAATGCCCTGAGTCTGGTCGGGGTGGCCTGGGTTTTGGGCCTCTATCGACCCAGCAAACGCCAATCCCGCTTCGACGAGAATGTCACAGTCCTGGTGGCTCTAGGGCTGGCAGTGGCTCTGGTGTTGGTGGGGGCTTTTTTCATCCGCTCGGTGTCCCTGTCGCGCTTGGTCATTGCCTATACCTTGCCCCTGGCGGGCGTTTTTTGTGTCAGCGGGCGTCTGTTGCTGCGGATGGTGGATGATTGGGCACGCTCCAATGGGCTGGGGATGCGCCGGGTACTGATTTTGGGGGCGGGCAGTCAAGCGTGCGAAGTGGGGGAGCGCCTTGCTGCCAATCCAAATCTGGGCTTCCTGCTGGCGGGTTATCTGCAAGCGCCCGATGAAACTCCCGTCGCGGGACTTACCCTGTTGGGGGCTGTGAACGACTTGGCCCTGGTCCTAGCGACTAGGACGGTGGACGAAGTTTGGTTTGCGCTAGGAGAACTACCTCGGGCACGGCTGGCAGAATTGATTGCTGTCCTGCATGGGTACCCCCTGGTCCAAATGCGCCTCGTTCCAGGAGTCGTAGAACTGTTGACGACCCATTTGGTCGTGGATTCTTTGGGGGGTATTCCCCTGTTGACCCTGCGCGAGACCCCCTTGCGCCGTTGGTCCAACCGCTTCCTAAAGCGCACCCTCGATATCCTCCTTGCACTGCTGGGTCTTGTGCTGCTCGGCCCTTTTTTGGTCGTTATCGCTCTGCTGGTCAAACGGAGTAGTCCGGGGCCGATTTTTTATCGCCAGGAACGGCTCAGCCGCGACGGGGAGAGCTTTTTTATCTACAAATTCCGCACCATGCGTATGGATGCTGAACAAGCAGGCCCTGGTTGGACCGTCCCCGATGACCAACGAGTGACGGCAGGGGGACGTTTCTTGCGCCAGACTAGCTTGGATGAACTCCCCCAACTCCTCAATGTCCTGCTTGGGGATATGAGCTTGGTCGGGCCTCGTCCTGAGCGCCCCTACTATGTGGCGCAGTTTCAGCGTGAAGTCCCCAAATATTTGGACCGCCATCTGGTCAAGACCGGGATAACCGGCTGGGCACAGATCCACGGCCTGCGCGGAGACACCTCGATTCCCGAGCGCATCCGCTATGACCTGTACTACATCGAGAACTGGTCTTTGCTCCTGGACTTGAGAATTGTGCTTGTGACGTGCTGGCAGTTGTTTCGGGGCCAGTACAACGCCTACTAG
- a CDS encoding tRNA (cytidine(34)-2'-O)-methyltransferase codes for MYIVLYQPEIAPNTGNIARTCAAVGCPLHLIEPLGFQLEDRKLKRAGLDYWPEVQLTRHTTWAHFMKARPPGRLLALSVRGQTPFWDFAFAPGDGLVFGCESRGLPPEILAGHPSLTIPMGSPVRSLNLAVSVGIVLYEALRQNRDGLTLT; via the coding sequence ATGTACATCGTGCTCTACCAGCCAGAGATCGCTCCCAATACAGGGAACATCGCTCGCACCTGCGCGGCGGTGGGCTGTCCGCTCCATTTGATCGAACCTTTGGGCTTTCAGTTGGAGGACCGCAAACTCAAGCGAGCGGGTCTGGACTACTGGCCTGAAGTCCAACTCACGCGCCACACCACCTGGGCGCATTTCATGAAAGCCCGTCCTCCGGGGCGGCTCCTGGCTTTGAGTGTACGGGGACAGACCCCCTTTTGGGACTTTGCTTTTGCCCCCGGGGATGGCTTGGTATTTGGCTGTGAGAGCCGGGGACTCCCTCCAGAAATCTTAGCGGGCCATCCGAGTCTCACCATTCCTATGGGCTCACCGGTGCGTTCGCTCAATTTGGCGGTAAGCGTGGGCATTGTACTCTACGAAGCCCTCCGCCAAAACCGTGACGGGTTGACGCTGACTTAG
- a CDS encoding type I glyceraldehyde-3-phosphate dehydrogenase: MAIRVAINGFGRIGRNFLRCWLGRSHSNLEVVAINDTSDPKTNAHLLKYDSMLGTSDAEISFDQNSIIANGHILKCFSDRDPLKLPWKDLNIDLIIEATGVFISTEGAGKHIQSGAKKVLITAPGKGSGIGTYVMGVNDQEYTHEQYDVISNASCTTNCLAPVAKVLHEQFGIVRGTMTTIHSYTGDQRLLDASHRDLRRSRAAALSIVPTSTGAAKAVSLVLPDLKGKLDGLAFRVPTPNVSVVDLVVEVQQPTSVSVVNQTLHDAAAGYLKGILEVSDLPLVSIDYRACASSSIVDAELTMVMQNNLVKVVAWYDNEWGYSQRVVDLAELVANKWPK; encoded by the coding sequence ATGGCAATTAGAGTTGCAATCAATGGCTTTGGACGGATTGGGAGGAATTTCTTGCGCTGCTGGCTGGGTCGTTCGCACTCGAACCTGGAAGTAGTAGCTATCAACGACACTTCGGACCCGAAAACCAATGCTCACTTGCTCAAGTACGACTCTATGCTCGGAACGTCGGATGCTGAAATCAGCTTTGACCAAAACTCTATAATCGCCAACGGTCATATTCTTAAATGCTTCTCAGACCGCGATCCGCTCAAATTGCCTTGGAAAGACCTGAATATCGACCTGATTATCGAAGCTACGGGCGTCTTCATCAGTACGGAAGGGGCTGGTAAGCATATCCAATCGGGGGCAAAGAAAGTCCTCATTACCGCTCCAGGCAAGGGCTCCGGGATCGGGACTTACGTGATGGGCGTCAATGACCAAGAGTACACTCATGAACAATACGACGTTATCTCCAACGCCTCTTGCACCACCAACTGTCTAGCTCCTGTCGCTAAAGTACTCCATGAGCAGTTCGGGATCGTGCGCGGCACGATGACCACAATCCACTCCTACACCGGGGACCAGCGTCTCCTCGACGCGAGCCACCGCGACCTCAGACGGTCACGGGCTGCCGCTTTGAGCATTGTGCCCACTTCTACCGGGGCTGCCAAAGCCGTGAGTCTGGTCCTGCCCGACCTCAAAGGCAAACTGGATGGCCTTGCCTTCCGGGTCCCCACACCAAATGTGTCTGTGGTGGATTTGGTCGTCGAAGTGCAGCAGCCCACCAGTGTTTCGGTGGTCAACCAGACCCTCCACGATGCTGCTGCTGGTTACCTCAAGGGGATCTTGGAGGTCTCGGACCTGCCTTTAGTCTCGATTGATTACCGCGCCTGCGCCTCTTCCTCCATTGTGGATGCGGAATTGACCATGGTCATGCAAAACAATCTGGTCAAGGTTGTCGCTTGGTACGACAACGAGTGGGGCTATTCCCAGCGGGTCGTGGACCTCGCAGAACTCGTCGCTAACAAGTGGCCTAAGTAG